One Clavelina lepadiformis chromosome 1, kaClaLepa1.1, whole genome shotgun sequence genomic region harbors:
- the LOC143465316 gene encoding uncharacterized protein LOC143465316 isoform X1 — protein MKATGEATAALRKNITIQSHGNGTISLRSTKTSEISSFVKNCNLAETYTLRKELNIWHKDTDFEIRRLNKHQENMYKSLLRLSKTKKEIKSHREEKKKDREERSIWKQSDRRTRRKNIVVSQIGLRIDESKTQTVSDYDCLSPVSSVNCLKMHDKDDQEHKLRTQRPSPSSSLMLGLASNRGYKKSLALTVENLEKFDELKSKTSCGLSTLSELSKSVTNGRLSPASNQKFAADKRKQSTNNFASTKQACEETAHNSASVTSDKLDKTQPEHLPCSSDHFSRQEPADKLLETKQYDPIQVVNEISLKPAQRKTAASINENDQSSEKKRRVGSILPPIRPAHLQRLKSTKFAKLESNDALREKDESDFRSQSSSELPKIPEMDTNLYAASPVLGSDNSNTKPKQKTMREVEYVKASNPLHWEQEAEVRSTESEIFEDVIQTLQASNIPEDIVDTCGMDSKCTEKRKPLSGKRKKKRKRIKLKKKNKVDPSIELNNTSSIQTRPGKVYDLTVYKKNSKGSLDEDHLRYDTTIDVAKHFNLASHKERLERKKLLENARKTEAQQRHRVNAFLERLAMMEESERRNQLLRKREAEEARLAFEKRLEAIKKGPPTYGVRSNNTPSYVRNYVRPSVQVNGKRPRKRSSWSVPSVFTLQLAAESKTNSSLLNSSFDSSAALSRGPSVPDSSSHLVNINIEKYLLDAAEG, from the exons ATGAAAGCAACAGGGGAAGCTACGGCAGCTCTGCGAAAGAATATTACGATCCAGAGTCACGGAAATGGGACAATATCATTGCGAAGCACGAAGACAAGTGAAATATCTAGCTTTGTCAAAAACTGCAATCTCGCAGAAACTTATACACTGAGAAAGGAA CTCAACATCTGGCATAAAGACACGGATTTTGAAATAAGACGTTTGAACAAACATCAAGAAAATATGTATAAATCACTGCTGAGACTTAGCAAGACCaagaaagaaattaaaagCCACCgggaagaaaagaaaaaagaccGCGAAGAACGAAGTATCTGGAAACAGTCGGATCGAAGAACGAGAAGGAAAAATATAGTAGTCTCACAAATAGGACTACGCATTGACGAAAGTAAGACACAAACAG TTTCAGATTATGATTGCTTATCGCCCGTTTCAAGTGTTAACTGCCTCAAAATGCACGACAAAGATGACCAGGAACACAAATTGAGAACGCAAAGGCCTAGCCCAAGCTCCAGCCTAATGCTTGGCCTTGCTAGCAACAGAGGATATAAAAAATCTCTCGCACTTACTGTTGAAAACTTGGAGAAGTTTGATGAACTCAAATCAAAGACCAGTTGCGGTTTAAGCACCTTATCTGAGCTATCTAAGTCTGTCACCAATGGTCGCTTATCTCCTGCGAGCAACCAAAAGTTTGCAGCTGACAAAAGGAAACAAAGCACGAACAATTTTGCTTCCACTAAACAAGCTTGTGAAGAAACAGCTCACAATAGTGCAAGTGTGACGTCAGACAAACTTGACAAAACGCAACCTGAACATTTGCCGTGCAGTTCTGATCACTTCTCCCGACAAGAGCCAGCTGATAAATTGCTTGAAACAAAGCAATATGATCCGATCCAAGTTGTTAAcgaaatttcattaaaacctGCCCAAAGGAAAACTGCAGCATCCATAAACGAAAATGATCAAAGTAGTGAGAAAAAACGTAGAGTTGGAAGTATTTTGCCACCAATTCGTCCGGCTCATTTACAACGGCTAAAAAGCACCAAGTTTGCCAAGTTAGAAAGCAACGATGCATTACGCGAAAAGGATGAAAGCGATTTTCGAAGCCAAAGTTCATCAGAATTACCTAAAATTCCAGAAATGGACACGAACTTGTACGCCGCCAGTCCAGTCCTGGGATCAGACAACAGCAACACTAAACCTAAACAGAAAACTATGAGAGAAGTGGAATATGTGAAAGCATCCAACCCACTTCACTGGGAACAGGAAGCGGAAGTGCGCTCTACCGAGTCGGAAATATTTGAAGACGTAATTCAGACCCTTCAAGCTTCAAACATTCCTGAAGACATAGTTGATACATGTGGCATGGACTCAAAGTGTACGGAAAAGAGAAAGCCCCTTTCAGGCAAGAGAAAGAAAAAACGGAAGCGAATAAAGctgaagaagaaaaacaaagttgaTCCATCGATCGAGTTAAACAACACTTCCTCAATACAG ACTCGGCCCGGTAAGGTGTACGATTTGACAGTCTACAAGAAAAACTCGAAGGGAAGTTTGGACGAAGATCATCTTCGCTATGACACGACCATTGACGTTGCAAAGCATTTTAATTTGGCTTCACAcaa GGAACGTTTAGAGCGgaaaaaacttttagaaaACGCGAGGAAAACCGAAGCTCAACAACGCCATCGCGTGAATGCGTTTCTGGAGCGGTTAGCGATGATGGAAGAGTCAGAAAGACGAAATCAGCTTCTG CGTAAAAGAGAAGCTGAGGAGGCCAGACTTGCATTTGAGAAGAGATTAGAAGCAATTAAGAAAGGACCACCCACTTATGGCGTCAGAAGCAACAACACGCCCAGTTACGTCAGAAACTACGTCAGACC GTCCGTGCAAGTTAATGGAAAACGTCCACGAAAACGTTCTAGTTGGTCCGTCCCCTCTGTTTTTACCCTTCAGCTTGCAGCCGAATCGAAAACGAACTCTTCCCTACTCAATTCTTCCTTTGACAGCTCTGCGGCTCTTTCACGAGGACCCTCTGTTCCTGATTCTTCCTCTCACCTGgtcaacatcaacatcgaaAAATATCTTCTGGATGCAGCGGAAGGATAA
- the LOC143465316 gene encoding uncharacterized protein LOC143465316 isoform X2, giving the protein MKATGEATAALRKNITIQSHGNGTISLRSTKTSEISSFVKNCNLAETYTLRKELNIWHKDTDFEIRRLNKHQENMYKSLLRLSKTKKEIKSHREEKKKDREERSIWKQSDRRTRRKNIVVSQIGLRIDEISDYDCLSPVSSVNCLKMHDKDDQEHKLRTQRPSPSSSLMLGLASNRGYKKSLALTVENLEKFDELKSKTSCGLSTLSELSKSVTNGRLSPASNQKFAADKRKQSTNNFASTKQACEETAHNSASVTSDKLDKTQPEHLPCSSDHFSRQEPADKLLETKQYDPIQVVNEISLKPAQRKTAASINENDQSSEKKRRVGSILPPIRPAHLQRLKSTKFAKLESNDALREKDESDFRSQSSSELPKIPEMDTNLYAASPVLGSDNSNTKPKQKTMREVEYVKASNPLHWEQEAEVRSTESEIFEDVIQTLQASNIPEDIVDTCGMDSKCTEKRKPLSGKRKKKRKRIKLKKKNKVDPSIELNNTSSIQTRPGKVYDLTVYKKNSKGSLDEDHLRYDTTIDVAKHFNLASHKERLERKKLLENARKTEAQQRHRVNAFLERLAMMEESERRNQLLRKREAEEARLAFEKRLEAIKKGPPTYGVRSNNTPSYVRNYVRPSVQVNGKRPRKRSSWSVPSVFTLQLAAESKTNSSLLNSSFDSSAALSRGPSVPDSSSHLVNINIEKYLLDAAEG; this is encoded by the exons ATGAAAGCAACAGGGGAAGCTACGGCAGCTCTGCGAAAGAATATTACGATCCAGAGTCACGGAAATGGGACAATATCATTGCGAAGCACGAAGACAAGTGAAATATCTAGCTTTGTCAAAAACTGCAATCTCGCAGAAACTTATACACTGAGAAAGGAA CTCAACATCTGGCATAAAGACACGGATTTTGAAATAAGACGTTTGAACAAACATCAAGAAAATATGTATAAATCACTGCTGAGACTTAGCAAGACCaagaaagaaattaaaagCCACCgggaagaaaagaaaaaagaccGCGAAGAACGAAGTATCTGGAAACAGTCGGATCGAAGAACGAGAAGGAAAAATATAGTAGTCTCACAAATAGGACTACGCATTGACGAAA TTTCAGATTATGATTGCTTATCGCCCGTTTCAAGTGTTAACTGCCTCAAAATGCACGACAAAGATGACCAGGAACACAAATTGAGAACGCAAAGGCCTAGCCCAAGCTCCAGCCTAATGCTTGGCCTTGCTAGCAACAGAGGATATAAAAAATCTCTCGCACTTACTGTTGAAAACTTGGAGAAGTTTGATGAACTCAAATCAAAGACCAGTTGCGGTTTAAGCACCTTATCTGAGCTATCTAAGTCTGTCACCAATGGTCGCTTATCTCCTGCGAGCAACCAAAAGTTTGCAGCTGACAAAAGGAAACAAAGCACGAACAATTTTGCTTCCACTAAACAAGCTTGTGAAGAAACAGCTCACAATAGTGCAAGTGTGACGTCAGACAAACTTGACAAAACGCAACCTGAACATTTGCCGTGCAGTTCTGATCACTTCTCCCGACAAGAGCCAGCTGATAAATTGCTTGAAACAAAGCAATATGATCCGATCCAAGTTGTTAAcgaaatttcattaaaacctGCCCAAAGGAAAACTGCAGCATCCATAAACGAAAATGATCAAAGTAGTGAGAAAAAACGTAGAGTTGGAAGTATTTTGCCACCAATTCGTCCGGCTCATTTACAACGGCTAAAAAGCACCAAGTTTGCCAAGTTAGAAAGCAACGATGCATTACGCGAAAAGGATGAAAGCGATTTTCGAAGCCAAAGTTCATCAGAATTACCTAAAATTCCAGAAATGGACACGAACTTGTACGCCGCCAGTCCAGTCCTGGGATCAGACAACAGCAACACTAAACCTAAACAGAAAACTATGAGAGAAGTGGAATATGTGAAAGCATCCAACCCACTTCACTGGGAACAGGAAGCGGAAGTGCGCTCTACCGAGTCGGAAATATTTGAAGACGTAATTCAGACCCTTCAAGCTTCAAACATTCCTGAAGACATAGTTGATACATGTGGCATGGACTCAAAGTGTACGGAAAAGAGAAAGCCCCTTTCAGGCAAGAGAAAGAAAAAACGGAAGCGAATAAAGctgaagaagaaaaacaaagttgaTCCATCGATCGAGTTAAACAACACTTCCTCAATACAG ACTCGGCCCGGTAAGGTGTACGATTTGACAGTCTACAAGAAAAACTCGAAGGGAAGTTTGGACGAAGATCATCTTCGCTATGACACGACCATTGACGTTGCAAAGCATTTTAATTTGGCTTCACAcaa GGAACGTTTAGAGCGgaaaaaacttttagaaaACGCGAGGAAAACCGAAGCTCAACAACGCCATCGCGTGAATGCGTTTCTGGAGCGGTTAGCGATGATGGAAGAGTCAGAAAGACGAAATCAGCTTCTG CGTAAAAGAGAAGCTGAGGAGGCCAGACTTGCATTTGAGAAGAGATTAGAAGCAATTAAGAAAGGACCACCCACTTATGGCGTCAGAAGCAACAACACGCCCAGTTACGTCAGAAACTACGTCAGACC GTCCGTGCAAGTTAATGGAAAACGTCCACGAAAACGTTCTAGTTGGTCCGTCCCCTCTGTTTTTACCCTTCAGCTTGCAGCCGAATCGAAAACGAACTCTTCCCTACTCAATTCTTCCTTTGACAGCTCTGCGGCTCTTTCACGAGGACCCTCTGTTCCTGATTCTTCCTCTCACCTGgtcaacatcaacatcgaaAAATATCTTCTGGATGCAGCGGAAGGATAA
- the LOC143465335 gene encoding uncharacterized protein LOC143465335, translating to MRKIALIFAAALIGVGSCFLIAGIITSNVVQVCRGPPESSSAMRFLEHGMRSGFGRMPGFKSEERKQICIEQGLFYIGFLMPDGTVYLQTPLEEQKQYSRVVAGLLLVGMACAVVSFHFFLIASCGADRRNPKKEFRAAKHNIQGTVIQSMSVALLIAGVSILTNEKSKAVGHPQTFILQVLSATAGIESASIDLTAAGKTPFNFNPSLDQNRSNVLNERNFGKNNELGMPTKGISVSLITTSQPLLNNTEDQSSNTDLNFTLPISTTQGSRQQVKFRTNSSSYTDFSRTSSTVVSNENSSSHRNSTDNNSPILSDNSTLNNPTNEDLWDEIEEILNSLILTNSHSEDDVLFVEERRKRRAPRRNRFFFSGPNSAGIKMLFQFFDSFPVFGYSIYFLWCGCIFHASALAAGIINWKLACSGRTSRITAYVSA from the exons ATGAGAAAAATTGCACTGATCTTTGCAGCGGCTCTTATTGGTGTTGGAAGTTGCTTCCTTATTGCTGGAATAATAACTTCCAATGTAGTGCAG GTTTGTCGAGGTCCACCAGAATCGTCATCAGCTATGAGGTTTCTAGAGCATGGAATGAGAAGTGGATTTGGTCGAATGCCTGGTTTCAAATCAGAGGAGAGGAAACAAATATGTATTGAACAAGGCCTGTTTTATATTGGTTTTCTGATGCCAGATGGGACTGTCTACCTTCAAACCCCGC TTGAAGAACAAAAGCAATATTCTCGAGTGGTTGCCGGTCTCTTATTGGTCGGAATGGCGTGTGCGGTGGTTTCTTTCCATTTCTTCCTGATCGCATCGTGTGGAGCAGACAGACGAAATCCGAAGAAGGAATTTCGTGCCGCTAAACATAATATCCAGGGAACCGTGATTCAGAGCATGAGCG TTGCATTACTCATAGCTGGCGTTTCTATTctcacaaatgaaaaatcgAAAGCAGTCGGCCATCCCCAGACCTTCATACTACAAGTACTCAGCGCAACTGCCGGTATTGAAAGCGCCAGTATCGACCTAACAGCAGCTGGTAAAACGCCGTTCAATTTTAATCCATCCTTGGATCAGAATCGTTCCAATGTGCTTAACGAAcgaaattttggaaaaaataatgAGCTCGGTATGCCCACAAAAGGAATATCAGTTTCGTTGATCACCACTTCGCAGCCATTGTTGAATAACACAGAAGACCAAAGTTCAAATACAGACTTAAATTTTACCTTACCTATTTCGACCACTCAAGGCAGTCGGCAACAGGTCAAGTTTAGGACCAATAGTTCGAGTTATACCGATTTCAGCCGCACAAGTTCCACAGTTGTAAGCAACGAAAACTCATCTTCACACAGGAACTCGACTGACAACAATTCTCCCATTCTTAGTGATAACTCCACTTTAAATAATCCAACGAATGAAGACCTTTGGGATGAAATTGAAGAAATTCTCAACAGTTTGATTTTGACAAACTCCCACTCAGAGGATGATGTTCTATTTGTCGAAGAAAGACGAAAGAGAAGAGCTCCGAGAAGAAACAGGTTTTTCTTCTCAGGTCCCAACAGCGCTGGCATCAAAatgttatttcaattttttgactCGTTTCCGGTATTTGGTTATTCGATCTATTTTCTGTGGTGCGGTTGTATTTTCCATGCATCCGCGCTTGCAGCCGGGATTATCAATTGGAAACTTGCTTGTTCGGGAAGGACATCTCGCATAACTGCGTATGTTTCTGCTTAA
- the LOC143465361 gene encoding uncharacterized protein LOC143465361, whose product MRTVTFCPGSKKYTQLVTEPFRRIHRITIYIVLSWIILLASCFTNYWISVCAPFSSSGNAFDLYHKELQEDLQTTSYDTHQMCLNIGLFNGALSVPHLPTSFVYIGDKCHAMVKVSAVLMLITVLILPISAIVSFLCYFEIFKRRFVIVSIIISVLFLFAAVIIFTIYKERTAMVDDPEQDVIKDLLNNFHGSYGLSYYLAWLSLFSTCATLNSAIVFYHSRNDKNLHKHAECNISVL is encoded by the exons ATGCGAACTGTCACCTTTTGTCCTGGGTCTAAGAAGTATACCCAGTTGGTGACGGAACCATTCAGACGAATTCATAGAATAACTATTTACATTGTATTGTCCTGGATTATATTGCTTGCATCCTGTTTTACCAATTACTGGATCAGT GTTTGTGCTCCGTTCAGCTCTTCTGGAAATGCATTTGACTTGTACCACAAGGAATTGCAAGAAGATCTTCAGACGACTTCATACGACACTCATCAAATGTGCCTGAACATTGGTTTGTTCAACGGTGCTTTGTCTGTGCCTCATCTACCAACTTCCTTTGTGTACATAG GTGACAAATGCCATGCCATGGTGAAGGTTTCAGCTGTACTGATGTTAATTACCGTACTCATTCTACCTATTTCCGCCATAGTTtcatttttgtgttattttgagATATTCAAAAGAAGATTTGTTATTGTATCTATTATCATTTCTG TGTTGTTTCTCTTTGCTGCCGTCATTATTTTCACAATTTACAAAGAACGAACTGCAATGGTTGATGATCCAGAACAAGACGTTATCAAAGACCTCCTGAATAACTTCCATGGTTCATATGGTCTTTCATACTATTTGGCCTGGCTAAGTCTGTTTTCAACTTGTGCCACTTTAAATAGCGCCATTGTATTCTATCATTCTCGCAACGataaaaatttacataaacACGCAGAATGCAATATCTCTGTTTTATGA